The Diceros bicornis minor isolate mBicDic1 chromosome 23, mDicBic1.mat.cur, whole genome shotgun sequence genomic interval cATATATTGTGTGTTCCTCAGACAATTTATTCAATTAACCCCCATCTACAGAGAGTCCATGGGGTTTTATGCCACTTAAAAGGgaaattcttaaaaaagaaaaaatattctttgactTCCAGGCATTTGATAGTCAAtgtcagaaaaagaacaaattcaatATGATACAGGTAATCTATCATGAGGAATTTAACAGACACGTTAAATTGGGAAACCATAAATGTTAGTGGTGTTTTGAAAAACACTGAGACTTTTTGAGCAATAAGAACTAAATGTAGGCaggagaaaacaaaagaggagaagaaTCCAAGGATACTGATAAGGAACCAGGAAGGTAACTCAAAGGAGAGAAGCACAGCCTGAATCAGGGGCGTCTATGGAGAGGATACTGTAGCAATCAGAGGCCAGAGGCGGGGACAGCACCACAGGGGAGACCTGCAGACAACTGCAAAACAAGGCTCAACTACAGACTCTGAGCCACAAGGCTAAGGAACAGCAACAGATATTATCCAATGGGAATGTTCACCAAAATTACTGATATGCTATTTCATGAATAGAAGAGATTTATGACTTACCCGATTTATATGGTTGTTCCTTAAAATAATCTGTAGTAGggttttctcaaattcttccaactTCTTGGAACACTTTTTAAGAATATGATTAGATAAGTTACAATGACTGATCAGTCTGGCTAAAGTATCAACAGCTTCTGTCCAAAAGCTTGAAAAAGGAAATTTGGGTTTACGGTAAAAAGTGATCAGGCCATCTAGCAACTGGAAAACAGAATCTGATACTGCAGAAGAGTCAGTTTCAAAGAGGCTCAAGTCTGTTTTCAGACTCCCTGATTCTGTCAAGTTCTTCAGTTCAAGCAGACGCTGCAAGAACTGCATGTGAGAAGACAGAGGATTTTCCGGAGTAGCCCAGGGTCTTTTCACAATGGGCAGTGGTGGGAAAGGTGTGGGGGTGCAGCTTTCCACAAAATGCTGGGACATCTCTGAAGGTTCTGTTCTCTGCTCATTTGATAAACCACACCCAGAATCTTCCAGCAGACTTAACGTATTCTCAGAACTTCTAGGTTCCTGAGCCTGTAACTGGGAAGACGGGTCTCCTAAAATAGAAAGGAATAGATAGAAGTGTGTTATCTTTCTGTGGCTAAAATTTCTTCATATAAAAACTAGACATTGATTTTTCTAACTTAAAATGCTAAATGAAGCATGCAAATatgtattaaacatttaaaaaaccatAGTGTAAAAACTGAATAGAGGAAAAACTGTGAAAGAAACTACTTAGGCTGACTGTAGAAAAGGTCTCTCTCCACTGGGAGAAGGCAAAGGTGATTCACCCGTGCATTTTCAGGTCACTATCTCTCGTTCAATTATGCGCCATGCTTGAAAGATACAAAGGAGAAACCACAAGACCTGAAGGAGGTCACCGTCTGGTACAGACTCCAACAGGTAACTACAAAGCATTAAGGTGTATCAGGAGACAGAGATTTTCTCAGGGCACTGTGACAATAGGAGGACCACTGAACAGTCCACCTGGTTAGATCAGTGCATCCTGGAGGAGGTTATAAAGCACAAGGAGGAGTTCAAAGTTAAAAGTTAGGGGAATGGAGTAAGACAGAATTCCATATATGAAAGGGGTAAGCACAAAAGCATAGActtaagaaggaaaagaaaagcactGTGTATATAAGGACCCACAAGTAGTCTGATGTTccttttacagaaaatataagcCAAGAGATTAAGATGGATAAAtatgtagagaaaaaaaagatgatcAGGTCATAAAAGATCTTAAAAGACACATTAAGGACTTTAGAATTTATAGGTAGATGTACAGTGAGTGTAATTCAAACTTGAATAATGTAAAACCCCTTTGGAAACactatatacacactcacacatatacctgatatacaaaaataaatatatataaacaatttATACATGTATGTGGACTTAATTATAATTATTCaagtatatctatctatctgtatatatatCTTACAGATCCTTGAAACTATGTCTATAACCACTAGAATCTTTTGACATTGGCTTAGAAATACTGCAATTAAGGCTTAACCTTAGGTTTAATTTAACTTTAGGTCATTCTTTGAGAGAGATGTCATCATAAACGCAAATAAGGTGGTGGTTGTTTGTAAAATGATTATCAGTAAAATGTACACACAAAATTGAAAAAGTCTCATTGAACATTCTAAGCACATGCGTATATTTGTGAAAGCAAGTTTAAGAAACACCGCTGTCAGCAATGAGAGCAGGAATGAGGCATAAACAGTGTGATGCAGGAAAGTGAAATGGTGTTATTTTCATTTACAGATCACTCTATTGGCTATATGAAAGGCAGGTTTGAGGAGGACACAGTGAGACATTGAAAATTCAGTTAAAAAGCACCTCTATTAGTCCTAATACCAGGTGACAAGAGAAGTGAGCCAAGCAGTTGCagtggaaaggaaaggaagggattGACGAgggaaataaatacaaaacatCGAAATATAATCTGGAAGCCAGCTGGCTGACTGGGTGTGGGCAATGAAGCAGAAGTAGGAATAAATGCATCCCATGGTTCTGACTTAGGTGACTGGGTAGACGATGGTGCTACCAACTGAAACGGTAATAATGCGAACAGAAGAACTGGCTTAGGAGAAACAATGAGAAGTTCAGTTTTGGTCACAAACTGTGAAGCAAGTGGAGGAAATCCAGATGAAGATATTCATCTGGAAATTGGCCACCTAAGCCTAAGGGTGGGGAAAAGGTCTCGACTGAAAATACACTTTAGGAGTCATCAGTGTGTAGGTGGTATCTGAAATAACGGAATGGCTGTGATCACTGGGGAGAGTATGAGCAGTGCCTAGACCAGAGGATCAAAGGGGGACCCTGCGGAGCGTCAATATTTGAGGGCTGAGTAGAGGAAAAACACTCactgaggagaaggaggaggaacaaCCAAAGAggaacaagaagaataaaaatgatcatGTCATGCAAGTCAAGGAAACAGTTCCAAGGAGAATTACCTTCAGTAGAGAAGTCCAATAAGATAAAAAGCCgaaaaaaatatgttgaaattaCCAATTAGAAAATCACTAGTGATCATGTCCATAGGAGCCGTGGTCAGTCAGGGTGGCAGACAGCGGCCAGAGTGCAACGGACTGAAGAGTGAATGGGCAGAAAGTAAGTGAAGAATGGCCAATGCTTCCGAGGACTTGATTGCGAGAGTATAAAGTGGAGAGTTACTGCGGGGAAACGTGGTGGGACAAATTGCGAGAAATTTGAGCAATTATAGACCAAGAAGAAAAAAGcaacagagaagcaaaaattggagatatgagaaaaaataaaaatgcctgg includes:
- the MEI4 gene encoding meiosis-specific protein MEI4 isoform X1; translation: MDDRAWYLRTSKLALALAIIHSKPADKSSRDYAEHLSRVVSGQESKWRSKVEALEAEVLQLRQKLLLSRIYSGLFKSGDPSSQLQAQEPRSSENTLSLLEDSGCGLSNEQRTEPSEMSQHFVESCTPTPFPPLPIVKRPWATPENPLSSHMQFLQRLLELKNLTESGSLKTDLSLFETDSSAVSDSVFQLLDGLITFYRKPKFPFSSFWTEAVDTLARLISHCNLSNHILKKCSKKLEEFEKTLLQIILRNNHINRVQASYDVTCYENIFYLFWVLEQLLQKETKEGNTSSIGHDDQEIRKFLQKHDETIFQLSDAFPLFTFYLWRLGILLNSVETETVENNSLP